In Chrysiogenia bacterium, a single genomic region encodes these proteins:
- a CDS encoding sterol desaturase family protein — protein sequence MPELLKNTFSSIWEGMSGIVMAPLNGQSHLFWIYSAMCLLMAAWSYRRFYLPAEKDGDGHFHLGRFFHFCFPKEMYTHPSAVVDYQIFLANGFVKAFLRLFWLAGTVGLAALVNRFMVLMFGNPNPDSQWTPGALIVGTIVIGLSSDFSSYLTHMISHNVKILWELHRVHHTAEVLTPITLFRKHPLYDLVGGIIGTPIRALTQGVMAYVFVGEMATITIFGGNLVYSIFRFFGANLRHSHIWFHWGSALGRVFMSPAMHQIHHSVDPKHFNKNYGEILSLWDWLFGSLYLPKGREEITFGVAEGLAQEHPTLIDAYLIPLRNIGRIITGKEPLQPGAAVAKKAAVEAGT from the coding sequence TTGCCGGAGCTTCTAAAAAATACGTTTTCGAGCATCTGGGAAGGCATGAGCGGGATCGTGATGGCCCCGCTCAACGGGCAGTCCCACCTGTTCTGGATCTACAGCGCGATGTGTCTGCTCATGGCGGCCTGGAGCTACCGGCGCTTTTACCTACCCGCTGAAAAAGACGGCGACGGGCATTTTCACCTGGGCCGTTTCTTCCATTTCTGCTTTCCCAAGGAAATGTACACCCATCCCTCGGCCGTCGTGGATTACCAGATCTTTCTGGCCAACGGATTCGTGAAGGCCTTCCTGCGGCTCTTCTGGCTGGCGGGCACGGTGGGGCTGGCGGCGCTGGTCAACCGGTTCATGGTCCTGATGTTCGGCAATCCCAATCCAGACAGCCAGTGGACGCCGGGCGCGCTCATCGTGGGGACGATCGTGATCGGGCTCTCGTCGGACTTTTCGAGCTACCTGACCCACATGATCAGCCACAACGTCAAAATTTTGTGGGAGCTCCACCGCGTGCACCACACGGCCGAGGTACTCACGCCGATCACGCTCTTTCGCAAGCACCCGCTCTACGATCTGGTGGGCGGCATCATCGGCACGCCGATCCGCGCACTCACCCAGGGCGTGATGGCCTACGTGTTCGTGGGGGAGATGGCGACAATCACGATTTTTGGCGGAAATCTGGTCTACAGCATTTTCCGCTTCTTCGGGGCGAACCTGCGCCACTCGCACATCTGGTTCCACTGGGGCTCGGCTCTGGGGCGGGTGTTCATGAGCCCGGCGATGCACCAGATCCACCACAGCGTCGATCCAAAGCACTTCAACAAGAACTACGGGGAGATTCTCTCCCTGTGGGACTGGCTCTTCGGCAGCCTCTACCTGCCCAAGGGGCGCGAGGAAATCACCTTCGGCGTGGCCGAGGGGCTCGCCCAGGAGCATCCGACCCTGATCGACGCCTACCTGATTCCGCTTCGCAACATCGGCCGGATCATCACGGGCAAGGAACCGCTCCAACCTGGTGCAGCGGTCGCCAAAAAGGCGGCGGTTGAGGCCGGGACCTGA
- a CDS encoding SGNH/GDSL hydrolase family protein, translating into MEESAAPQRPGKSTQRPWLPALQYGAWLVAASLVLLGLVELTCRWLGFVPFGAVEQHPCPGSLQGECTEGYWAKGPTWLFEPGAFRLNGQGDRAPEPSGVRCRVPILFLGDSFTFGQYLSQEEALPQVIARKLPGRLDACVYNGGEVGSHLVRERERFRSLHEALGGSPRIVVHQYYGDDPYQLAGTLNELIGTFYRDRLYLIGIGLASIRLKLAMAWRYEWARWDTRQLDFASLHAGDDFSRLISDYAGQWGEFADEIRRSGAQPIELIIPFPAYLVASEGGHLRPLTDAAAARKVPTLLLSRENLPDDPFLPNDIHFNAGANEEIANLLLPLILDAANRL; encoded by the coding sequence GTGGAAGAGAGCGCCGCGCCACAGAGACCGGGAAAGTCCACGCAGCGCCCATGGCTCCCTGCGCTGCAGTATGGGGCGTGGCTCGTCGCGGCCTCCCTCGTGTTGCTCGGGCTTGTGGAGCTGACCTGCCGCTGGCTGGGTTTCGTGCCCTTTGGCGCGGTTGAGCAGCATCCCTGCCCGGGCAGTCTGCAGGGCGAGTGCACCGAGGGATACTGGGCCAAGGGGCCGACCTGGCTGTTTGAGCCCGGAGCATTCCGCCTGAACGGGCAGGGCGACCGTGCCCCTGAACCCTCCGGGGTCCGTTGCCGGGTACCGATCCTCTTCCTGGGAGACTCCTTTACCTTCGGCCAGTATCTCTCGCAGGAAGAGGCTTTGCCCCAGGTGATCGCGCGCAAACTGCCAGGGCGCCTGGACGCCTGCGTCTACAACGGCGGGGAGGTCGGCTCCCACCTGGTGAGAGAGCGCGAGCGTTTCCGCTCCCTGCACGAGGCGCTGGGCGGATCGCCCCGAATCGTGGTGCATCAGTACTATGGTGACGATCCCTACCAGTTGGCGGGCACGCTCAATGAGCTGATCGGGACCTTCTACCGGGATCGCCTCTATCTGATTGGAATCGGGCTGGCCTCGATCCGGCTGAAGCTGGCGATGGCCTGGCGCTACGAATGGGCTCGCTGGGACACCCGGCAGCTCGACTTCGCCAGCCTGCATGCCGGGGACGACTTCTCGCGCCTGATTTCGGACTATGCGGGCCAATGGGGCGAGTTTGCCGACGAGATCCGGCGCTCCGGCGCACAGCCCATCGAGCTGATCATCCCCTTTCCCGCCTACCTGGTCGCCAGCGAGGGCGGCCATCTGCGCCCCCTGACGGACGCCGCGGCCGCGCGAAAAGTCCCCACACTGCTTCTGAGCCGTGAAAACCTCCCCGATGACCCCTTTTTGCCCAACGATATCCACTTCAACGCCGGGGCCAACGAGGAAATCGCAAACCTGCTGCTTCCACTCATTCTGGACGCCGCAAACCGGCTTTAG
- the pilM gene encoding type IV pilus assembly protein PilM, whose translation MLFGKSKNVIGLDIGTSSVKAVVLKPTKKGYKLLKLGIKPLPSEAIVDGAIMNASAVADTILELVAELKIKEKEVATSVSGHSVIIKKINLPFMDSEQLQESIKYEAEQYVPFDINDVNLDFQILSREPDEGGNMDVLLVAAKRDLINDYTAVVAEAGLNAAIIDIDAFTLENMYEVNYEINEGEIVALVNIGAAVTTINVVQSGVSVFTRDVATGGNILTEEIQKQLNVSYEEAETLKVGKRADEAGDEVIPQEVSNIINTVVDQVVGDVQKSIDFFLATAADQAISKVYLAGGSCKIPGLARALQERINIPVELANPFNSVQFDEKEYSTEYLAEVGPQAAVAVGLAVRRVGDK comes from the coding sequence ATGCTATTTGGAAAAAGTAAAAACGTCATCGGGCTCGATATTGGGACCAGTTCGGTCAAGGCCGTTGTCCTGAAGCCTACCAAGAAGGGATACAAGCTCCTGAAGCTGGGGATTAAACCCCTGCCTTCGGAAGCGATCGTCGACGGCGCCATCATGAACGCCTCGGCCGTCGCGGATACGATTCTGGAGCTTGTCGCGGAACTCAAGATCAAGGAAAAAGAGGTCGCGACCAGCGTGTCGGGCCACTCCGTGATCATCAAGAAGATCAACCTGCCGTTCATGGATTCCGAGCAATTGCAGGAGTCCATCAAGTATGAAGCCGAACAGTACGTTCCCTTCGACATCAACGACGTGAATCTGGACTTCCAGATTCTCTCGAGAGAGCCCGACGAGGGCGGCAACATGGACGTGCTCCTGGTGGCCGCCAAGCGCGATCTCATCAATGACTACACCGCGGTGGTGGCCGAAGCCGGCCTCAATGCCGCGATCATCGACATCGATGCGTTCACCCTCGAGAACATGTATGAGGTCAACTACGAGATCAACGAGGGCGAAATCGTCGCCCTGGTGAACATCGGCGCCGCGGTCACCACCATCAACGTGGTGCAGAGCGGCGTTTCGGTCTTTACCCGCGACGTTGCCACCGGTGGCAACATCCTCACAGAGGAAATTCAGAAGCAGCTCAATGTCTCTTATGAAGAGGCCGAGACCCTGAAGGTGGGCAAGCGCGCCGACGAAGCCGGCGACGAAGTCATCCCGCAGGAAGTCTCCAACATCATCAATACCGTCGTCGATCAGGTGGTCGGCGACGTTCAGAAGTCCATCGACTTCTTCCTGGCGACGGCCGCCGACCAGGCCATCAGCAAGGTCTACCTTGCCGGCGGTTCCTGCAAGATTCCCGGCCTGGCCCGCGCCCTGCAAGAACGTATCAACATCCCTGTCGAACTGGCGAACCCGTTCAACTCGGTCCAGTTCGATGAGAAGGAATATTCCACGGAATACCTGGCAGAGGTCGGCCCGCAGGCCGCCGTTGCCGTGGGCCTGGCTGTTCGGAGGGTTGGCGACAAATGA
- a CDS encoding helix-turn-helix transcriptional regulator has product MSKKKSDEVPSRHQNNVRDLREAQMLSKAALARKAGVSPLTIDRIESGFDCRIDTKRKIVLALGFRLSDKDKVFFE; this is encoded by the coding sequence ATGAGCAAAAAGAAATCCGACGAAGTGCCATCCCGGCACCAGAATAACGTCCGGGATCTTCGCGAGGCGCAAATGCTCAGCAAGGCTGCTCTTGCGAGGAAGGCCGGCGTCAGCCCGCTCACGATCGATCGGATCGAGAGCGGTTTTGATTGCCGGATCGACACCAAGCGCAAGATCGTTCTCGCATTGGGTTTCCGGCTCAGCGACAAGGACAAGGTATTTTTCGAGTAA